The DNA sequence AGGTGAAAAATGAATATGACAGGACCAACAATAAGCTCAAGAGTTAAAATTTCCGAAGTTTTATCGGCTGTTAGGGAGATGTCAAAACGTTTGAGCCAGCAGGATATAACTGATGAACAACTGAAGCTTTTTTATAAGATCTCACTTCTTGAAGTAGCTTCGCTTTTAAACGGTTCTTTAAATCGTTTCAATCCCTCACAGGTTCGATTCACACGTATACATATATTCGCACAAGCAGAAAGTTTCGGGTGGTTTCAATCCCTCACAGGTTCGATTCACACTTAAAACTCTCTTCGGTAAATACACATTGAGGGACACGTTTCAATCCCTCACAGGTTCGATTCACACATTGTAGACGGTATGACTAAAAATTTAGGTTACTATCGTTTCAATCCCTCACAGGTTCGATTCACACTCGCTCCAGAACACAGGATAAAGGTTTTCTACGATAGTTTCAATCCCTCACAGGTTCGATTCACACAACTGAGAGCGTTAGTTATAGAATTGATATCGTAAAGTGTTTCAATCCCTCACAGGTTCGATTCACACCCACGGTAAAACAAAACTTTAAATAAACCAATTCACACACTTAAATATAATAAATTTTACCCCAAAAGTCAAGTCCTTTTGTGTTAACTTTTACCCCTGATTTTTCCGCTGACCTCCCTGACAATGTGTCAAGATTTGCGTCAGAGCAAGGGAAAGTGATTGTAAATCAATCAGATATTCAAAATCACAAATGTTAACTTATTAACGAGGTTCTCGGAAACCGTAATAACGAATGTTAAAATGAAATAAAAAAGCTGGCACAAAGCCAGCTTAAAACTAAATTAAATTATCAACTGGATTTTTGTTTAACCCGATTACCTCCCTACCTCTCCACTTATCCCGAAGAGTATAAATTATCACAGAGTCAACCTCGGGCTCTATTATTTGCAAAAGTTTAAACCGCAACTCAGCGAACTTCCCTTCGCTCAATTCGCCCTCAAAAACAGAATTTTGAACCCAATGCAAATATCTACGCAACAGTTTGCAAACCTTATTTACCCTTTTTTCCTCAACATCGTAAACAACTATATAATACATCGCCCTAAAACTAATTTTATTTTTAATACCACCAAACCTTCAGGGGATTATATACCTCATCGCCAAACAAGTGTTTTATTAATTTGTAGCATTCAAGTCGAATTAAACCTCTATACGATACATTTCGGTTAAGTTTTTTGTGCCTTATGCTTGATCTCATTAATTCATCAAACTCTTTTACAAATAGCTTTCGCCCATCTTCAGATAAATAACAAAAATTTAATTCACTTATAAAATGCTCCTTTGATATCTGCCCGCGATTTATAATTTTAAAAATTAACCTATCAACGATAACTGGCTTAAAAATTTCAGCAATGTCAAGCGCAAGAGAAAATCTTCTATCGGATGGCTCATGTAAATAACTTATAGTTGGATTTAATTGCGTCTTGTAAATTTCACTAAGCACAGTTGTGTAAAGCATTGAGTTACCAAACGATATAAGGGCATTTATAGCGTTTTCCGGAGGTTGTTTTGTTCGTCTATCAAATCCAAAAAATTCATCATCTATTATAAAGTCCCACGCATTATAATACGCGTTTCTAATATGACCTTCGCACGCCATAAGATCGTGAATATTCATACATGATTCTATCTTTGTTCTTTCACTTTCAATAGCTTCAATGTAGATATTAAGCCCCTCTGAAAAAGTATATGACTTTAAATTTCTTAACATATTATAGCTTGCCCCTTCAACAAATTTTCTCGCAAGGAAAATCCTCAAATCATCAAAAATATAATTTTCAACCTGCTTTACAATTAACCTCCCCGAGTTTAAAAATTCACGAGGATAAAAACTTCCAGAATAGAACCCATAATAATTGAAAACATGCAAAACGATATTATTCTGATTTAAAAAATTCAAAAACCTTGTATTAAATGTCATGTCGCCAAAGATGTAAATTGAATCCACATCTTCAACAGGTATTGGCTTACGCTTGATATCACACCCATCAACTTCATTTTCCAATTCTGGATAACCAGCAAGACAGAGTATATCATCATCCATTACATCTTGCTTGGTATCAAAAGGCTCAAAATAAAGGGTGTTATCTTTTCTTCTCAAAATTCCAGAGGAAAATATATAATACGGTCTTGCCACGATTTTTCAGGAAAATTTGTTTTTACTGCGTTTAAGACCAGCATAATTCAAAATAACTGCATCCCTTACACTTAACTTTTTCAATTCTATCTGGCAAAGTTTCACTTTTAATAATTTTAGCGATATCATTTAACAGTTCAATTATTATCTCATCATCTCCATCTTTAAGTTCAACTTCAATTTCTTTTTTCAACCTTGGGTAATTTATTTTCCCCTTGGCTTTTACCCCTTTCTTTTTAAGGTAAAAAATATAATACTTCACCTGCCAAATATGTCCCTCACTAAACGAATCTGATTTTTTTACTTCATGTATTATCCCATCTTCAAACTCAAACCAATCAATTGCAATGACATTATCAATTTGAAGTTCTTTATCCTTGTCCCTGTAAAAAGAGGCGCTTAAAATTTTGCCAAGTAAAACAAGTTCCGAATTATGTTCCATTTCAATATGATTGGCAAATAACCATAATTGTCTTTTGCAGTGGAAATAGTAATTGACCATAACCCCTGTTATCCTCGGATTCTCAAATATCATCACTCAAGTATATTTGTTTCAAACTCATCAACTAAAAGACCAAGTTCTTTATCATAGCCAGCAAGGCAAAAAAGGGTATGTGAATGTTGATAAATCTGACCATTCCTGTGTAATTTGAAAAATTGAGGATATGCAAGTGGCATGAAAAATTTTACAACCTCAAAATAATTTCCACTCTCACGCATTTTTAAATAATCGTTCTCATAACACGATGGGACAATCTCAATAGAACCAATTAATCTATGAAGATCTTCATCTGCGATTTTATTACTTAACATTGGATAAATTTCTTTCCTCAACCTCAAAAAACTTTCTCTTGTCTCGTTAAAAATCTTGCTTTGCTTTTGCGTGAACCCATCAGCATATACGCTTTCAATAAGATTTAAAATATCAACTTCATTTATTCGCTGTACCTTCAAAAGTTCTGATATAGTTCTATCAAGTAATTCCTTATCATAAATTTTCAAATCATCGTCAAGATATCCC is a window from the Candidatus Kryptobacter tengchongensis genome containing:
- a CDS encoding CRISPR-associated protein Cas2 translates to MYYIVVYDVEEKRVNKVCKLLRRYLHWVQNSVFEGELSEGKFAELRFKLLQIIEPEVDSVIIYTLRDKWRGREVIGLNKNPVDNLI
- a CDS encoding CRISPR-associated exonuclease Cas4; the encoded protein is MIFENPRITGVMVNYYFHCKRQLWLFANHIEMEHNSELVLLGKILSASFYRDKDKELQIDNVIAIDWFEFEDGIIHEVKKSDSFSEGHIWQVKYYIFYLKKKGVKAKGKINYPRLKKEIEVELKDGDDEIIIELLNDIAKIIKSETLPDRIEKVKCKGCSYFELCWS
- a CDS encoding CRISPR-associated protein, Cas1 family, with translation MARPYYIFSSGILRRKDNTLYFEPFDTKQDVMDDDILCLAGYPELENEVDGCDIKRKPIPVEDVDSIYIFGDMTFNTRFLNFLNQNNIVLHVFNYYGFYSGSFYPREFLNSGRLIVKQVENYIFDDLRIFLARKFVEGASYNMLRNLKSYTFSEGLNIYIEAIESERTKIESCMNIHDLMACEGHIRNAYYNAWDFIIDDEFFGFDRRTKQPPENAINALISFGNSMLYTTVLSEIYKTQLNPTISYLHEPSDRRFSLALDIAEIFKPVIVDRLIFKIINRGQISKEHFISELNFCYLSEDGRKLFVKEFDELMRSSIRHKKLNRNVSYRGLIRLECYKLIKHLFGDEVYNPLKVWWY